One Rosa chinensis cultivar Old Blush chromosome 5, RchiOBHm-V2, whole genome shotgun sequence genomic region harbors:
- the LOC112202768 gene encoding (-)-germacrene D synthase, producing MSLNGVNIASQAPPTLNASTDADSRRSANFHPSIWGDQFLSCNNTMETDINGEQHVQQLKEEVKRVLMAPPVETCLGKLELIDDIQRLGVSYHFENEIDQTMQQIHDNFNGDCDGDLHTCALRFRLLRQHGYNASCDMFNKFDYTSLHDDVVGLQSLYEATHLRVRGEDFLEEALTFTTTHLESAALANRLSPPLSKQVMHALNQPLRKGLPRLEARHYMSLHQELHGSRNQILLSFAKLDFNLLQQVHQKELSDIARWWKELDFASKLPFARDRVIECYFWILGVYFEPEYYFARRTLTKVIAMTSIIDDIYDVYGTLEELDLFTRAIERWDISAMDELPEFMKVCYEALLDVYAETEQELASKGQLYRINYAKEVMKRQVRAYHAEAKWFHKNYTPTMDEYMEVALVTSAYSMLATTSFVGMGDIVTKDSFEWIFSDPKIVKASAVVCRLMDDIVSHKFEQKRGHVASAVECYMKQYGATEEETIIEFRKQVSDAWKDINEECLHPTPLEMPLLMRVLNLTRVIDVVYKSEDGYTHAGTILKDFVASLLIEPVLV from the exons ATGTCTCTCAACGGGGTCAATATAGCTTCTCAAGCCCCTCCAACACTGAATGCCTCTACTGATGCCGATAGTCGACGTTCAGCAAATTTCCATCCCAGCATTTGGGGAGACCAGTTTCTGTCTTGTAACAACACTATG GAAACTGACATAAATGGTGAGCAACATGTCCAACAACTGAAGGAAGAAGTGAAGAGAGTGCTAATGGCTCCGCCAGTTGAAACTTGTTTAGGAAAATTGGAGTTGATTGATGACATCCAACGCTTGGGCGTGTCTTACCATTTTGAAAACGAGATTGACCAAACTATGCAGCAAATTCACGACAATTTTAATGGTGACTGTGATGGTGATCTGCACACTTGTGCTCTTCGTTTTCGCTTGTTGAGGCAGCATGGTTACAATGCTTCATGCG ATATGTTCAACAAGTTCGACTACACATCGCTTCACGATGATGTAGTGGGGCTACAAAGCTTGTATGAAGCCACACATCTTAGAGTACGAGGAGAGGATTTTCTAGAAGAAGCACTAACCTTCACCACCACACATCTAGAGTCGGCAGCGCTAGCAAACCGTTTAAGCCCCCCGCTTTCGAAACAAGTAATGCATGCCTTGAATCAACCACTCCGGAAGGGCTTACCGAGGCTAGAAGCGAGGCATTACATGTCTCTCCACCAGGAACTACACGGATCACGTAACCAAATTTTGCTGAGTTTTGCAAAGCTGGATTTCAACCTGCTCCAACAAGTGCATCAGAAAGAACTAAGTGATATTGCAAG GTGGTGGAAGGAGTTGGACTTTGCTAGCAAGCTACCTTTTGCAAGAGACAGAGTAATTGAGTGCTACTTCTGGATTTTGGGAGTCTACTTTGAGCCTGAATATTACTTTGCCAGGAGGACACTAACCAAAGTTATTGCCATGACGTCCATTATCGATGACATTTATGATGTGTATGGCACGCTTGAAGAACTAGACCTCTTCACTAGAGCAATTGAGAG GTGGGACATCTCAGCCATGGATGAACTACCGGAGTTTATGAAAGTCTGTTACGAGGCACTGTTAGATGTCTATGCTGAAACAGAACAGGAGCTTGCAAGCAAGGGACAATTATATCGTATCAATTACGCAAAAGAAGTG ATGAAGAGACAGGTTAGGGCATACCATGCTGAAGCAAAATGGTTTCACAAGAACTACACACCAACAATGGATGAATACATGGAAGTAGCCCTTGTCACTTCAGCCTACTCAATGCTAGCAACCACATCCTTTGTTGGAATGGGAGATATCGTTACAAAAGACTCCTTTGAGTGGATCTTCAGTGACCCTAAGATTGTAAAGGCTTCAGCAGTAGTTTGCAGACTCATGGATGACATTGTATCCCACAAG TTTGAGCAAAAGAGAGGACATGTTGCCTCGGCTGTGGAATGTTACATGAAACAATACGGGGCCACAGAAGAAGAAACCATAATTGAATTTCGTAAACAAGTGAGTGATGCATGGAAGGACATAAATGAAGAGTGCCTCCACCCTACACCTCTTGAAATGCCCCTCTTAATGCGAGTTCTGAATCTCACACGCGTGATAGATGTAGTATACAAGTCTGAAGATGGCTACACTCATGCTGGAACCATTCTCAAAGATTTTGTAGCTTCTCTACTTATCGAACCTGTGCTTGTATAA